A genome region from Macrotis lagotis isolate mMagLag1 chromosome 4, bilby.v1.9.chrom.fasta, whole genome shotgun sequence includes the following:
- the CYP26A1 gene encoding cytochrome P450 26A1 → MGFSALLASAVCTFVLPLLLFLAAIKLWNLYCLRTRDPSCSLPLPPGTMGLPFFGETLQMVLQRRKFLQMKRRKYGFIYKTHLFGRPTVRVMGADNVRQILLGEHRLVSVHWPASVRTILGSGCLSNLHDSLHKKRKKLIMQAFNREALQCYVPVMAEEIRSALERWLQCGDRGLLVYPEVKRLMFRIAMRILLGCEADSATSGDTERELVEAFEEMIRNLFSLPIDVPFSGLYRGVKARNLIHARIEENIRAKLGGSREPGAGGWRVKDVLQLLIEHTQENGERLDMQELKQSSTELLFGGHETTASAATSLITYLGLHGHVLRKVREELKSKGLLCKSTQDEKLDIDILEQLKYIGCVIKETLRLNPPVPGGFRIALKTFELNGYQIPKGWNVIYSICDTHDVADIFTNKEEFNPDRFLLPYPEDSSRFSFIPFGGGLRTCVGKEFAKILLKIFTVELARRCDWQLLNGPPTMKTSPTVYPVDNLPTKFMPFKGEI, encoded by the exons ATGGGTTTCTCCGCCCTGCTGGCGAGCGCCGTGTGCACCTTCGTGTTGCCGCTGCTGCTCTTTCTGGCCGCGATCAAGCTCTGGAACCTGTACTGTCTGCGCACCCGGGACCCCAGCTGCAGCCTCCCGTTGCCCCCGGGGACAATGGGGCTGCCCTTCTTCGGAGAGACGCTGCAGATGGTGTTGCAG CGGAGGAAGTTTTTGCAGATGAAGCGCAGAAAGTACGGCTTCATCTATAAGACGCATCTCTTCGGACGGCCCACGGTGCGGGTCATGGGAGCCGACAACGTCAGGCAGATCCTCCTGGGCGAGCACCGTCTCGTGTCCGTGCACTGGCCCGCCTCCGTCCGGACCATTCTGGGCTCCGGCTGCCTCTCCAACCTCCATGACTCCCTGCACAAGAAGCGCAAAAAG CTGATCATGCAGGCTTTCAACCGGGAGGCGCTGCAGTGTTACGTGCCGGTGATGGCCGAAGAGATCAGAAGCGCTTTGGAGAGGTGGCTCCAGTGCGGCGACCGCGGCCTGCTGGTCTACCCCGAGGTGAAGCGCCTCATGTTCCGAATCGCCATGCGCATCCTGCTGGGCTGCGAGGCGGACAGCGCGACCAGCGGGGACACCGAGAGGGAACTCGTGGAAGCTTTTGAGGAGATGATCCGGAACCTGTTTTCCTTGCCCATCGATGTGCCCTTCAGTGGACTCTACCGG GGAGTGAAGGCGAGGAACCTCATCCACGCTCGCATCGAAGAGAACATTCGGGCCAAACTGGGAGGATCCCGGGAGCCCGGGGCCGGGGGCTGGCGCGTCAAAGACGTGCTGCAGCTGCTCATCGAACACACGCAGGAGAATGGCGAGAGGCTGGATATGCAG GAATTGAAGCAGTCTTCAACTGAACTCCTCTTTGGAGGGCATGAGACCACAGCCAGTGCTGCCACATCTCTGATCACTTATCTCGGACTCCATGGCCATGTGCTTCGGAAAGTGAGAGAAGAATTAAAGAGTAAG GGTTTGCTTTGCAAAAGCACCCAAGATGAAAAACTGGACATAGACATTTTGGAACAATTGAAGTACATAGGATGTGTTATTAAGGAAACCCTCAGGCTGAATCCTCCTGTTCCAGGGGGCTTTCGTATTGCTCTGAAGACTTTTGAGCTAAAT GGCTACCAGATTCCCAAAGGTTGGAATGTTATCTACAGTATTTGTGATACCCATGATGTTGCAGACATTTTCACCAACAAGGAAGAATTTAACCCTGACCGATTTCTGTTGCCTTATCCAGAGGATTCTTCCAGATTCAGTTTCATTCCATTTGGAGGGGGCCTCCGGACCTGTGTAGGCAAAGAATTTGCAAAAATTCTTCTCAAAATATTTACAGTGGAGTTGGCCAGGCGTTGTGATTGGCAACTTTTAAATGGACCTCCTACCATGAAAACTAGTCCTACTGTGTACCCAGTGGACAATCTCCCTACAAAATTTATGCCTTTCAAGGGTGAAATTTAG